Proteins co-encoded in one Bacteroidota bacterium genomic window:
- a CDS encoding gliding motility-associated C-terminal domain-containing protein — translation MRHKIGFVVMLLLLTTAFGARAQLLYNNGALVFVNTNAIVQVNGDVSNNATGTLNNLGDVTITSTFTNNANAGGDGAFHVAGDWVNNSNFTAGSGYVELNGTNQMIAGTASTSFYDIDLTGSGVKSLGIDCYSIGILGLTDRELATSGFAMYVLNSDPAAITRTSGFVSSTGNGVLSRVTDATSSFLFPTGSSTGTPRYRPVVITPASPASNTFTVRMANVDAATEGFNRILTDSTICVANPDFYHRINRSGGSDAAKIEIYYDAVADGNWQGIGNWKTAVAQWQNTSTPTLTAGTPLSSISISGWNDFTNKPYILTTRKANAYITPVNPICANNSGFALAAAEPGGTWTGTGITNSGTGAFDPALAGPGTHQIIYTIAGTCGDVDTLNVTVYDVQALDAQVSDESCIGQSDGSITININGGSGPYTISWDNGSTSETNSPVAPGTYIVEVTDQNGCAISSTFDVKAATTDCATANVYVPNIFSPNGDNQNDELLVYGGAIKTLSFIIYDRWGEKIFETNDMSKGWDGTFRGQPMDPNVFVYYIEVDFTDGKHLTKKGNVTLVR, via the coding sequence ATGCGGCATAAAATAGGTTTTGTTGTAATGCTTTTGTTGCTTACAACAGCATTCGGTGCCAGAGCGCAGTTACTGTATAATAATGGCGCCCTTGTATTTGTGAACACAAACGCTATTGTTCAGGTAAATGGCGATGTTTCCAATAATGCCACCGGTACCCTCAACAATCTGGGCGATGTTACCATAACAAGTACTTTCACCAATAATGCCAATGCCGGAGGCGATGGCGCCTTTCATGTGGCTGGCGACTGGGTGAATAACTCCAACTTCACTGCCGGCAGCGGTTATGTGGAGTTAAATGGCACGAATCAAATGATTGCCGGAACGGCATCTACATCATTCTATGATATTGACCTTACGGGAAGCGGTGTTAAATCGCTCGGAATTGATTGTTACAGTATCGGAATACTTGGTCTTACCGACCGTGAACTTGCAACATCAGGTTTCGCCATGTATGTTCTGAATTCAGACCCGGCAGCCATTACACGCACTTCGGGTTTTGTAAGCAGCACAGGGAATGGCGTACTCTCCAGAGTAACGGATGCCACTTCTTCCTTCCTGTTTCCTACAGGTTCATCTACCGGTACACCGCGATACAGACCTGTTGTCATTACACCCGCTTCACCCGCATCAAATACGTTCACGGTCAGAATGGCCAATGTTGATGCTGCTACCGAAGGTTTTAACCGCATCCTTACCGATTCCACAATCTGTGTCGCCAACCCTGATTTCTACCACAGGATAAACCGCAGCGGCGGCAGCGATGCAGCAAAAATTGAAATCTATTACGATGCTGTTGCCGATGGGAACTGGCAGGGAATTGGCAACTGGAAAACTGCTGTTGCACAATGGCAGAATACAAGTACACCAACACTTACAGCCGGCACACCGCTCAGTTCAATATCCATCAGCGGGTGGAACGACTTTACGAATAAACCATACATTCTTACCACACGCAAAGCAAATGCCTACATAACGCCGGTAAATCCAATCTGTGCCAATAATTCAGGATTTGCGCTGGCAGCTGCCGAACCGGGCGGAACATGGACAGGCACCGGCATCACCAACTCAGGTACGGGTGCCTTTGACCCTGCACTGGCCGGGCCGGGAACACATCAGATTATTTATACCATTGCCGGTACTTGCGGCGATGTTGATACCCTCAATGTTACCGTGTACGATGTTCAGGCACTGGATGCTCAGGTTTCTGATGAAAGCTGCATAGGGCAGTCAGACGGTTCTATTACCATCAATATTAATGGCGGCAGTGGTCCGTATACTATATCATGGGATAATGGCAGTACAAGTGAAACAAACAGTCCGGTGGCGCCCGGTACTTATATTGTTGAAGTTACCGACCAGAACGGATGTGCCATCAGCAGCACCTTTGATGTCAAAGCGGCGACCACCGATTGTGCCACGGCGAATGTTTACGTACCCAATATTTTTTCACCTAACGGCGATAATCAAAACGACGAGCTGCTGGTTTATGGCGGTGCTATAAAAACACTGAGTTTCATTATTTACGATCGCTGGGGCGAAAAAATATTTGAAACGAATGATATGTCAAAAGGATGGGACGGCACTTTTAGAGGTCAGCCCATGGATCCGAACGTATTTGTATATTACATTGAAGTAGATTTTACCGACGGCAAGCATCTCACCAAAAAGGGAAATGTAACGCTGGTTCGATAA
- a CDS encoding tetratricopeptide repeat protein: MKRTLYLLIAISAMLIFNSCGHKRECIALFKKSFTTQDSVEQKKIWEDVITKFPESEQANYCRAALMGRPAFRERIRLLNEAIKENPDFAEAYNLRGLLKLERRFYKFALQDFITASSIDKEYAEAFYNKANLYRIYRSMPEAMGAYDTALMLKPDFSEAWLNRGVANDIWGHYKEAILDFNKAIELSPDNTEIWLDRGIVKGKLKDYKGSLEDLKSALKLNPAYGKAWQNKGITEYMAGMTDSACVSWKKAADLGVADASKAIAKYCK; the protein is encoded by the coding sequence ATGAAACGTACACTATATTTGCTTATCGCGATAAGCGCGATGCTCATTTTTAATAGCTGCGGACACAAACGTGAGTGCATTGCGCTGTTCAAAAAATCGTTTACAACGCAGGATTCTGTTGAACAGAAAAAGATATGGGAAGACGTAATTACCAAGTTTCCCGAATCGGAACAGGCCAACTACTGCCGTGCGGCATTGATGGGCCGCCCCGCTTTTCGCGAACGTATTCGTTTGCTCAACGAAGCAATTAAAGAAAACCCTGATTTTGCAGAAGCGTATAATTTACGCGGTCTTCTGAAGCTGGAACGCCGATTTTACAAATTCGCGCTTCAGGATTTTATCACGGCCTCCTCTATTGATAAAGAATATGCCGAAGCGTTTTACAACAAGGCAAATCTTTACAGAATATACCGTTCCATGCCCGAGGCAATGGGTGCATACGATACTGCGCTGATGCTCAAGCCCGATTTCTCCGAAGCCTGGCTCAACCGGGGCGTTGCCAATGATATCTGGGGGCATTATAAGGAAGCAATCCTTGATTTTAACAAAGCCATAGAATTAAGTCCGGATAATACGGAAATCTGGCTTGACCGTGGCATAGTAAAAGGAAAGCTGAAGGATTATAAAGGCTCTCTCGAAGATTTAAAGAGTGCTTTGAAACTGAATCCTGCCTACGGAAAAGCATGGCAGAACAAAGGCATTACCGAATACATGGCAGGCATGACGGACAGCGCCTGTGTCAGCTGGAAAAAAGCTGCTGATTTGGGTGTTGCAGACGCCTCTAAGGCAATCGCGAAATATTGCAAGTAA
- a CDS encoding PorP/SprF family type IX secretion system membrane protein, with the protein MKKLLVFCILAILVGRVSAQDIHFSMFNAAPLTLNPALAGAFNADHRIIGNYKSQWRSIANPYTTYALSYDAGLLKRAINGGFLGVGLQLYNDRAADTKMGVFQANVSLAYHLLLNRNNILTAGVQGGFAQRSISASAMQWGNQYDPHSDNGFNSSLSSGETMNFTHFNYGDFAAGVLYTYNSGSTTMSSNNAFKLNLGISMFHLNKPKQQFMDNEAQKLYRRVNIHGYSLIGIRNTSLSLVPSLAVYFQGPSREIMMGSLFRFRLQDASHYTNFIQETALSVGAHYRFSDAIVAEAMFEYKNFMLGVSYDVNVSKLSVASSGMGGLEVALRYITPLRQSDNKSMY; encoded by the coding sequence ATGAAGAAATTGTTGGTTTTTTGCATTTTGGCGATACTGGTGGGCAGGGTTTCTGCACAGGATATTCATTTTTCAATGTTCAATGCAGCGCCACTCACCCTTAATCCTGCGCTTGCCGGAGCATTTAATGCCGACCACCGGATAATCGGTAATTATAAAAGCCAGTGGAGAAGCATTGCGAATCCATACACCACTTACGCCTTATCGTATGACGCCGGTTTGCTGAAACGCGCTATCAACGGTGGCTTTCTGGGTGTTGGCTTACAGCTGTATAACGACCGCGCCGCTGATACCAAAATGGGCGTTTTTCAGGCAAATGTATCATTGGCGTATCACCTTCTGCTGAACAGAAATAATATTCTTACTGCCGGTGTTCAGGGCGGATTTGCACAACGCAGTATCAGTGCTTCTGCCATGCAGTGGGGCAATCAGTATGACCCGCATTCCGATAACGGTTTCAATTCATCACTCTCGTCGGGCGAAACCATGAATTTTACCCATTTCAATTATGGCGATTTTGCGGCAGGCGTTCTCTATACATACAACAGCGGTTCCACCACAATGTCGAGCAACAATGCCTTTAAACTAAACCTCGGAATATCGATGTTTCACCTCAATAAACCCAAACAGCAGTTCATGGACAACGAAGCCCAGAAACTGTATCGCAGGGTGAACATTCACGGGTATTCACTTATTGGAATCAGAAACACCAGCCTTTCTCTGGTTCCCAGCTTAGCCGTTTATTTTCAGGGTCCGTCGCGTGAAATCATGATGGGAAGTTTGTTCCGTTTCCGCCTGCAGGATGCTTCGCATTACACCAATTTTATTCAGGAAACAGCGTTATCGGTGGGAGCGCACTACCGCTTTTCCGATGCCATTGTGGCCGAAGCCATGTTTGAATACAAGAATTTTATGCTGGGCGTAAGTTACGATGTGAACGTATCGAAACTTTCGGTTGCAAGCAGCGGTATGGGCGGGCTTGAAGTAGCTCTTCGATATATAACACCGCTCAGGCAAAGTGATAACAAATCGATGTATTAA